The genomic segment GGTCTCGCTCCAGCGTCGCCGAAGCGCGGTGGGATCCAGGGTCCGCGTCGGAACGGCCGGAAGCTGGGCGTCGACGAGTCTGCGCATCGCGGCCGTGCGGGGCTCGGCTTCGCCGACGGCGTCGGCGTCGGTGCGGGCCGGCTCGGTCGCGGACGGCTCGCCCTCGTTGCAGCCGGCGAGCGCGAGGACGGCGACCAGCGTCGCCGCACCGAACCTCCTCCGCGCGCCGCGCCCTGGAGCCATCGAGGGTTCATACGCGACCACGGGCGCGGCGTCACGAATCTCAACCGAACGACAACCGCGACGCGGCGTCCGGACCGGGTAGGCGCGGTGCGATGCCAGCGACCGAACCCGAGATCACAGAGATCGACCACCTCGCGCTCGTCGTCACCGACATCGAGCGCACCGTCGAGTTCTACGAGCGGGTTCTCGGCATGCGCCGGATCGATTTCGAGTTCCGCGGCCGCTCGCGAACCGCGCTCGCGTTCGGCGCGCGCAAGCTGAACCTGCACGAGACGGGGAGCGAGGAGCTCCCGCAGCCATCGGGAGCAGGTCCGGGCGCCACCGACCTCTGCCTGCTCACCGAGACGCCGATCGAC from the Thermoleophilia bacterium SCSIO 60948 genome contains:
- a CDS encoding VOC family protein; this translates as MPATEPEITEIDHLALVVTDIERTVEFYERVLGMRRIDFEFRGRSRTALAFGARKLNLHETGSEELPQPSGAGPGATDLCLLTETPIDRVLSHLEAEGVAVEHGPDDADGARGDLWSVWFRDPDGNLIEVANEVGEPERS